The uncultured Sphaerochaeta sp. genome includes the window CTTGCCTGCTGGGCAAATTCCTTGGTCTCAGTGTGCGAGACGACGCTTGATACGAGTGGTAAGCGTAATAACCGAAGGCATAACCACCAAGGTGGCAAGCATGCAGTTGAGTAGGGCAATACTCATCAGGCTTCCGAAGTAACGTACCGGGGTATAGCTGGCAAAGAGGAACATCATCATTCCAGCAATAATGGACAGGGTAGTGAGGATGATGGGCCGCCCTGTCTCCTTGATTGTCTCAGACAACATAACCTCAATCGACTGCTTCCCTTCAGCAAGCTTGTTCTTGTACCGTATGAGGAAGTGGATTGCATCATCGATTCCTGCCCCTACAGCCACGGCTGCAAAACTTACCGTGATCATGTCGAACGGGATATTGAAGAAGTACATGAAGACGTAGTTTGCCATAACCCCTGTGAGAATAGGAATAAGTGCATAAAAAGCCAGGGAGAGTGATTTGAAGGCCAACAGAACCACAAGAAATACCAATATGTAACTGGCATAGGTGCTCTTGCTCTGGTCTGAGAGCAAGGTTGAGGAGAAGTGAATCACCTTGTGTGGTTCTCCTCCCAGGGTCACCTGAGTACCGTTAGGCAGAAGTGGAAGCAAACGCTTTACGCCCTCTTCAATACGGGTGGAACTGGAAATGGTCATGAGATCCTTGTCCACAGAGTCATAGTTCTGTAGGAAGATGGTAAGTTTGGTTCCTTCAGGATTGAGTATAGCTCCCAAATTATCATCATTCTGGTTGCTCATCAGGATAATCATGCGATTGATGAGGTTCAGTAACCCTCTGGAGGAGGGGATGCCTTCTTCCCCACTGTACACCTCATTGGCAAAGCTTACATAGCTTGCAAATGAGAGAATCTGCCGAACATCAGGTAGTTCTGCACGAATAGCCTGTTCAAAAGCATATACTTGAGATAGGTTTTCGCTTTGGAGGAAGAATTGCTCTGTACCCTCGGGGGCCTCTATGGTGATGATATAGGGAGTGTCTCCTCCCATCTTCTGGGCAAAGTGGCGTGAGCTCTGGGCGAATGTGTCCTTTTTGGGTAGGTAGGACATGTAATTGGTGTTTACAGAAATATGGTCCTTGGTCAGCCCATAGCCAGCAATAACCACAAGCCAGAGAAGAAAAAATAGTACATATTTTTTCTTGACGAGGTTGTCGATCACCACTACGAGCTGTGCAAGATATCCTTTCTTGTACGTTCTGATCTGCGCCTTCTTGGGAGGGACAACCAGACTGAGCTGAGCTGGAAGATAGGTCGAAGCGAGGATTGCACAGTAGGTTACGCCGATGCCGACAGCGATTCCAAACTCCCTGAGTGCGGGGGTCTGGGAGAAAAGTAGGCTAAGAAATCCGATAACCGTCGTCAGACAGGCGAAGAAGATAGTCCTGAGTATTTTCTTGGTGGATTCGATGGAGTTCATTCCCTTCGCATAGTCAGTATAATACTCTCCGATGACGTGAATAGCATAGGAAGATCCAAGGTTAAGTACCATACAGGGTGTCACGATATTGACAATGGTGAGTGAATATCCGAGTAGTCGCATGGTACCAAAGGTCCAGATGATACCAATGACGGACATGGAGAAGGGGAGCAATACACTTCGCTTTGCCCTAAAACTCAGGTAATACACAATGAGGATTGCGATGAAGCAGAGGGTGAGAAGAATGCTGAGGTCCCTGCTGAGGTACTTGATCAAGAGGTTGGTGATAACCGCTCCACCATTGATATGTACTGCCATCCCCTCTTCTCGCAGGGGATCCATCATTGCCGACAGCTCCCTCTCCTGGTCTGGGGTAAGTGCTATTGAATCAAAGGAAAACAGCATTCCTCTCAGATCATCACTGACCAGGTAGTTCTTTACGATGGGATCTTTTTCTAATCGTTGTCTAAGTATTTGGGCATCGGCCTCATCCCACTCATCCTGGGATGAGAAGGGGACACTTATGAGTCTGGTGCCTTTCTTTTCCAGTGTCACGAAATCGAGCACCGAAAACTTGTTACCCAAGTACTCAGTGGCATCCAAATGCTCCATTGTGGTGCTGATGATGTTAAGCGTGTCCGCCTCGAACAGATTCTCACTCTCTACCAATACGAGATAGGTTGTTGTATATGGTGGTTCTTCCTCTGGGGTACTTGCGGAAATATCAGCGATGAGATGATTCCCAAGCATGTCAGTCTCAAGCTGCATGGTTTCAGGGATGGTTATATCTTCAACGAGAGAACCTTGTACGGGAGGAACATAGGGACCTTCTCCTCCTTGATATAAGGAGGGTGTCTCACTTTCATTCATCAAGGTGACGTAATCAGCATCAAGCTGCAAATGGGCTGCATGATAGCCGAAGAATACGGTTACCAAGAGAACGAGAACCAAGGTGATTTTGCTATGCTTGCCAACAAAGGAAAGAAAATCGAATTTCATACCACTCCAAACTCAATTCGGCCTACCAGTATAGCATGGAAGAACAGGTGAAACACCCACTTGGAAGTACAAGTGGGTGTATGTTAATTAGTCCCGATACCTCTTTTTGGAGCGAGAACTTTTTTTCCCTTTTGAAGTATTGTATTTTCCATGGGAACGGCTAGAACGGTCATCCTGGAAACTACTAGGCCGGGAGTAATAATCATCGCCACCGCCATAGGAATCCCTTCCATACGGCTGATAATCATCATTGCCTCTACGAGGCCGTCTGCCGGAGCTTCTTCGATCAGAAGAACTGAAACGATCGTCATAGCGGTCGCCTCTTCTTCCAGCGAGGTGCTTCCCGTTGGGGTTATCCGGTTTCGCTCTGGTGATGATCGGCTTACCTTCTGAACCCACAGAGCTGAATGTCTGCAAGATGCGCTCAGCAACCTGCAGTGGAGCACTGACGAAGGAGAAATCATCCCTGACCGTTACATTCTGGATGTCACGATCCTCAGCTCCAACTTGTTCAATCAAATAGTCAACGAGCCTGCGCTTGTCCAGACCATCTTTCCTGCCACGAGCAATGAAGAGACGGGTAAAACCATTATCTTCACTGCGTTGTTCTCTTGAACCACGTTCCTTCCTTCCCGAAGAGATGTGTTGATACTTTGATACATCCAACTCATCCTTGTAGAAGTGGTCAAGCAAGGAAGCTACCACTTCCTCAGGACGCTTGTCCTCCAAGAGCTGTTCTGCAATGGTAAGGAAGGGACTTTCCTGTCCTTCCTCCGTAGTAATGGCAGAGAGCTGACTG containing:
- a CDS encoding efflux RND transporter permease subunit yields the protein MKFDFLSFVGKHSKITLVLVLLVTVFFGYHAAHLQLDADYVTLMNESETPSLYQGGEGPYVPPVQGSLVEDITIPETMQLETDMLGNHLIADISASTPEEEPPYTTTYLVLVESENLFEADTLNIISTTMEHLDATEYLGNKFSVLDFVTLEKKGTRLISVPFSSQDEWDEADAQILRQRLEKDPIVKNYLVSDDLRGMLFSFDSIALTPDQERELSAMMDPLREEGMAVHINGGAVITNLLIKYLSRDLSILLTLCFIAILIVYYLSFRAKRSVLLPFSMSVIGIIWTFGTMRLLGYSLTIVNIVTPCMVLNLGSSYAIHVIGEYYTDYAKGMNSIESTKKILRTIFFACLTTVIGFLSLLFSQTPALREFGIAVGIGVTYCAILASTYLPAQLSLVVPPKKAQIRTYKKGYLAQLVVVIDNLVKKKYVLFFLLWLVVIAGYGLTKDHISVNTNYMSYLPKKDTFAQSSRHFAQKMGGDTPYIITIEAPEGTEQFFLQSENLSQVYAFEQAIRAELPDVRQILSFASYVSFANEVYSGEEGIPSSRGLLNLINRMIILMSNQNDDNLGAILNPEGTKLTIFLQNYDSVDKDLMTISSSTRIEEGVKRLLPLLPNGTQVTLGGEPHKVIHFSSTLLSDQSKSTYASYILVFLVVLLAFKSLSLAFYALIPILTGVMANYVFMYFFNIPFDMITVSFAAVAVGAGIDDAIHFLIRYKNKLAEGKQSIEVMLSETIKETGRPIILTTLSIIAGMMMFLFASYTPVRYFGSLMSIALLNCMLATLVVMPSVITLTTRIKRRLAH